In one Erinaceus europaeus chromosome 3, mEriEur2.1, whole genome shotgun sequence genomic region, the following are encoded:
- the NKX1-1 gene encoding NK1 transcription factor-related protein 1, giving the protein MDGPAAGDTGPAAPEGAGAPRPGPPARPTSFSVLDILDPNKFNSRRRRCALPAPAARTPAPAAPAASTPGPPAPAACTPGRPPRADPPEQRAPAASAAGAASRAEPPREWGRGGRAGPGGQGPGWPDVSRGVRGRSGVAEGIRGCPEVAGGAVIDRRIAFDRLQIAFTAPLHLPHWAFPHGDPELPGCGDPELPGCGDPELPGCAGPRASRVWGPRASRVCGTPSFPGVRDPELPGCGDPELPGCGDPELPGCGDPELPRCGDPELPVWSNAADPSRAAEARGYSSGDDAPDAEAEAEAEADGAGEAPAAPRDSPPAPPGPPGPKPKRKRAGADAKSGKPRRARTAFTYEQLVALENKFKATRYLSVCERLNLALSLSLTETQVKIWFQNRRTKWKKQNPGADSSAPSGGAGAGGAAGPGLPGGLSPLSPSPPLGAPLLHGAPAYPAHGPGGLVCAAAPLPFLPTPAVLSPFVLGSQAYGAPAFYAPHL; this is encoded by the exons ATGGACGGGCCGGCCGCTGGAGACACGGGGCCCGCGGCGCCCGAGGGTGCGGGTGCGCCCCGGCCAGGGCCGCCCGCGCGCCCCACGTCCTTCTCGGTGCTCGACATACTGGACCCCAACAAGTTCAACAGCCGCCGGCGCCGCTGCGCGCTGCCCGCGCCCGCCGCCCGCACCCCCGCGCCCGCCGCGCCCGCCGCCAGCACCCCGGGGCCCCCCGCGCCCGCCGCCTGCACCCCGGGGCGCCCCCCGCGCGCCGACCCGCCCGAGCAGCGCGCACCTGCCGCCAGCGCCGCCGGAGCTGCCAGCCGAGCCGAGCCGCCGCGTGAGTGGGGCCGGGgtggccgggccgggccgggcggacAGGGGCCGGGGTGGCCGGACGTGTCCAGAGGTGTTAGGGGGCGCTCAGGGGTGGCCGAGGGCATCCGGGGGTGTCCAGAGGTGGCTGGAG GGGCCGTTATTGATCGGAGAATCGCATTCGACCGGCTCCAAATTGCTTTCACCgcccctctccacctccctcacTGGGCTTTCCCTCACGGGGACCCCGAGCTTCCCGGGTGTGGGGACCCCGAGCTTCCCGGGTGTGGGGACCCCGAGCTTCCCGGGTGTGCGGGACCCCGAGCTTCCCGGGTGTGGGGACCCCGAGCTTCCCGGGTGTGCGGGACCCCGAGCTTCCCGGGTGTGCGGGACCCCGAGCTTCCCGGGTGTGGGGACCCCGAACTTCCCGGGTGTGGGGACCCCGAGCTTCCCGGGTGTGGGGACCCCGAGCTTCCCAGGTGTGGGGACCCCGAGCTTCCTGTGTGGAGCA ATGCCGCCGACCCCTCGCGAGCGGCAGAGGCCCGAGGCTACAGCAGCGGAGACGATGCGCCCGATGCCGAGGCCGAGGCCGAGGCCGAGGCGGACGGCGCAGGGGAGGCCCCCGCAGCCCCCCGGGActcgccccccgcgccccccgggCCCCCGGGCCCCAAGCCCAAGCGGAAACGCGCAGGCGCGGACGCCAAGTCGGGGAAGCCGCGACGGGCCCGCACCGCGTTCACCTACGAGCAGCTGGTCGCCCTGGAGAACAAGTTCAAGGCCACGCGCTACCTGTCGGTGTGCGAGCGCCTCAACCTGGCGCTGTCGCTCAGCCTGACCGAGACGCAGGTCAAGATCTGGTTCCAGAACCGCCGCACCAAATGGAAGAAGCAGAACCCGGGCGCCGACTCCAGCGCGCCCAGCggcggggcgggggccgggggcgCTGCGGGGCCGGGGCTGCCCGGGGGGCTCAGCCCGCTCAGCCCGTCGCCCCCGCTGGGCGCCCCCCTGCTGCACGGCGCTCCCGCCTATCCCGCGCACGGCCCCGGCGGCCTGGTGTGCGCCGCCGCCCCGCTGCCCTTCCTGCCCACGCCCGCCGTGCTCTCGCCCTTCGTGCTGGGCTCCCAGGCCTACGGCGCCCCCGCCTTCTACGCGCCCCACCTCTGA